In the genome of bacterium, the window CTTTATTGCGCGCTTATGCCGGGAACTGTTTCGGAATTGTTTTTGGTTTCGTGCCCTCCGTCGGTTGAGACGGTTGTGACCAGTGGTGCCGCTTTTTTAAATCCTTTGATTATTCTTTTTCGGGAGACGGCCTATGTGCATGAACCGGAAAATGATGTTTTTTTTAAATGGGACTGGCCGTTTATCCAAAAGAATAATTTGGTGTTGATTGGAGATAAGGTGACGATTCCCAGTCATTTTTTGGTTGGGCAAAAGGATACGCTGGTTTATCCTGCGTTGACAAAAAAAGTTTTTACTGCGACGCAAGGGCCGAAAACCTGGCTGGAAGTCAAAGCAGGACTGCATGCGGAACATATGTTTCATCAGGATCCGGCATTTTTTATCAATTGGATTTTGAACCACCGGCAAGTTGTGGAAGAAAGCAAAAAATAATTATTGAGGTGTCCAATGCGCGCGTGTTTGTCATGGGGGGATGAG includes:
- a CDS encoding alpha/beta hydrolase; this translates as MYRVIRRVACCGILLAGILLWGRYVLEASEPETIRLKTLDQIEIQAAWYHGDTLGKGNSQLLVIAPGFAQHPRTRSMRLLAQALEPYFDVVVISFRGNQGSQGRYSFGAKEVIDLQALIDWARTRYTRVSLLGLSLGAYSAYLYCALMPGTVSELFLVSCPPSVETVVTSGAAFLNPLIILFRETAYVHEPENDVFFKWDWPFIQKNNLVLIGDKVTIPSHFLVGQKDTLVYPALTKKVFTATQGPKTWLEVKAGLHAEHMFHQDPAFFINWILNHRQVVEESKK